A part of Chanodichthys erythropterus isolate Z2021 chromosome 4, ASM2448905v1, whole genome shotgun sequence genomic DNA contains:
- the LOC137019446 gene encoding fatty acid-binding protein, brain-like, whose product MVDAFCATWTLVDSQNLDEYMKALGIDSAIRQMGKDAKPTIVISHEGDTVVLKTLGSVIKTEISFKLGEEFDETTADNRQAKSIVTLEGESLVHIQRWDDKETKIVREIKDGKMITTLTFEGVQSVRTYEKA is encoded by the exons ATGGTTGATGCATTTTGTGCAACTTGGACACTGGTTGACAGCCAGAACCTTGATGAATACATGAAAGCACTGG GTATTGATTCTGCCATTAGGCAAATGGGCAAAGATGCCAAACCCACAATTGTCATCAGTCATGAAGGTGACACAGTTGTCTTGAAGACGCTGGGCTCCGTCATAAAAACTGAGATTTCTTTCAAACTGGGAGAGGAGTTTGATGAAACCACAGCAGATAACAGACAAGCAAAG TCCATTGTAACCTTGGAAGGAGAAAGTCTTGTTCACATTCAGAGGTGGGACGACAAGGAGACAAAGATTGTTAGAGAAATCAAGGATGGTAAAATGATTACT ACCTTGACCTTTGAGGGCGTTCAGTCTGTCCGCACATATGAAAAGGCATAA